In the genome of Cryptomeria japonica chromosome 8, Sugi_1.0, whole genome shotgun sequence, one region contains:
- the LOC131046813 gene encoding protein DMR6-LIKE OXYGENASE 1 translates to MTSAAHVGSNLNAMEKLMSNGLNHLHVQDKHVFPLGDRPDMSQVCHSYTFPVIDLIDLDGLHRIKVVNDIRRACEEDGFFQIINHGVPETVMKSMMEIAKEFFEMPVEDRVCLYSEDPQQAVRVSTSFNGTEDEFFEWKDYLRHPCHPLEEIINSWPQKPALYREVAEKYCKEIRVLVLRLLAAISEALGQDSDYLNAIFGKHSQTLHVNYYPACPNPDLTFGVAPHSDAQGITVLMQGDVSGLQVLKDGKWVAVEPISNAFVVNVADQIQVVSNGRFKSAKHRAITNTTTARISIPTFYGPSLHTFIAPAASMVDKEHPALYRGNKFEEYMRASWSKGVKVEHFGSLQNRNQSVMNLCCTYLAFLIIRD, encoded by the exons ATGACATCCGCAGCCCATGTTGGGTCTAATCTCAATGCTATGGAGAAACTCATGTCCAATGGACTCAATCATCTTCATGTTCAGGATAAGCATGTCTTTCCTCTGGGTGATCGTCCCGACATGTCCCAAGTCTGTCATTCTTATACATTTCCAGTCATAGACCTCATAGATTTGGATGGGCTTCATAGAATAAAGGTAGTCAATGACATTAGGCGAGCTTGCGAGGAGGATGGATTCTTCCAG ATCATTAACCATGGAGTGCCAGAAACTGTGATGAAAAGCATGATGGAAATTGCCAAAGAGTTTTTTGAAATGCCTGTAGAAGACAGGGTTTGTCTCTATTCAGAAGACCCACAGCAGGCTGTCAGGGTTTCTACAAGCTTTAATGGCACCGAAGATGAATTCTTTGAGTGGAAGGATTATCTAAGACACCCCTGTCATCCGCTGGAGGAAATTATCAATTCATGGCCTCAAAAGCCTGCACTTTACAG AGAGGTTGCAGAGAAGTATTGCAAGGAGATAAGAGTATTGGTTCTAAGGCTTCTGGCTGCAATTTCTGAAGCTCTTGGACAAGATTCTGATTATTTGAATGCAATCTTTGGAAAGCATAGCCAGACACTGCACGTAAATTACTATCCTGCATGCCCAAATCCAGATCTTACTTTTGGCGTAGCCCCTCATTCAGATGCACAAGGCATTACTGTTCTGATGCAAGGAGATGTGAGTGGCCTGCAAGTCCTGAAAGATGGGAAATGGGTTGCAGTAGAACCAATATCCAATGCCTTTGTGGTGAATGTAGCTGATCAAATTCAG GTTGTAAGCAATGGCAGATTCAAAAGCGCCAAGCATAGGGCCATAACCAATACAACCACTGCACGTATATCTATTCCCACCTTCTATGGGCCTTCGTTGCATACCTTCATTGCTCCTGCAGCATCCATGGTGGATAAGGAGCATCCAGCTCTATACAGAGGAAATAAATTTGAAGAATACATGAGAGCATCCTGGAGCAAAGGTGTGAAAGTCGAGCATTTTGGATCGCTTCAAAATCGAAATCAGTCTGTAATGAACCTTTGCTGTACCTACCTTGCTTTTCTGATAATTAGGGACTGA